Below is a window of Actinomycetes bacterium DNA.
CTTCAGCGGGGCCCCGAGCAGCACGCGCTTGGCCCGGTACAGGGGTGACTGGTACCGGCGCGACTCCCGCGGCACCGGCGGGACCTGTTTCAGCTCCGGCTTCAAGTTCGTGGCCAACGCCGCCTCCATGACGCCGCACCGCGCGCTCGTCCACCCAGTATGGCGCGCGCGGGCCCGCCGCCGCACGGCCTCCCGCAGGACGTTGCGCCCGGTCGCGGCCGGCTCCAAGATGACGGCTGCCACGCCGATCGCTCGACCTGACCAGGGCCGAGGGGGAAGGAGCCGAGTTGCACGTCATCATCATGGGATGCGGACGGGTGGGCTCCGAGCTGGCGGCCCGGCTCGAGGCCCGCGGGCACACGATCGCGATCATCGACAAGAACCCGAACGCCTTCCGGTCGCTCCGCTACGGGTTCGAGTGCCAGAAGGTCCACGGCTACGGGTTCGACGAGGCGGTCCTGGCTGAGGCCGGCGTGGCGCACGCCGGGGCGTTCGCCGCCGTCTCCAGCGGCGACAACTCCAACATCGTCGCCGCCCGCCTCGCCCGCGAGAAGTTCGAGGTCCCGATCGTGGTCGCCCGCATCTACGACCCGCGCCGCGCCGAGATCTACCAGCGGCTGGGCATCCCGACCGTGGCCACCGTCAAGTGGACCACCGACCAGGTGATGCGCTTCCTCATCCCCGACCAGGTGGCCTCCGACTGGAAGGACCCCACCGAGGGCATCTCCCTGGTCACCCTGGTCCTGCCCCCGGAGTGGGCCGGCTGGCCGATCGCCGAGCTCGAGGCCGACGGGCACCGGCGGGTGGTGGCGGTCACCCGCACCGGCCAGGCCCGCATCGTGACCCCGAACCTGATCCTCCAGGAGGGCGACCAGGTCCACCTGGCCGTCGACAACCCCGGCCTGGACGAGCTGCGCCCGATGATCCTGGCCGCCCGCAGGACCCAGCAGGACGAGCTGGAGGAGCCCGCGCGGTCCGGCCACGCAGACGAGGCACGCTCGTGAGGGTCGCCATCGCCGGAGCCGGCAACGTCGGCCAGTTCATCGCCGCCGACCTGCTCGAAGGCGGCCACCAGGTCACGATGCTGGAGAAGGACCCGGCCGTGATCGAGGCGGCCCGCGGCTCCCTCGACGAGGCCGAGTGGTTCCCGTTCGACGCCTGCGAGGTCCTCTCCCTGGTCATGGCCGGGATCGCCCACGCCGACGTGATGGTCGCCGCCACCGGCGACGACGAGGACAACCTGGTCATCTCGCTGCTCGCCAAGCAGGAGTTCGCGGTGCCCAGGGTGGTCGCACGGGTGAACAACCCCAAGAACCACGGCCTGTTCAACGAGGCCTGGGGCGTCGACGTGGCCGTGTCCACCCCCCACATCCTGCGCTCGCTGGTCGAGGAGGCGGTCACCGTCGGCAGCATGGTCCGGCTCATGCAGTTCGAGCAGGGGCACGTGTCGCTGCACGAGGTCACCCTGGCCGATGGCTCGCCGTCGATTGGCCGGACCCTGCGCGACCTCGGCCTGCCGGTCGACGCGGCGGTGGTCGCCGTGGTACGCGAGGGCCACGTCGTGGTCCCCAAGGAGGAGACCGTGTTCGCCGTGGGCGACGAGGTGCTCGTGGTGGCCTCGGAGGGGACCGAGGGCTACGTGCGCGAGATGCTGGTCGGCAAGCCGCCCGAGCCCGAGGAGGACGAGACCCCCGTGATCGCGGGCACCGCCGCCCAGAACCCCCAGCGCCTGGCCGACCCCCGCGGCTGACCCGCCCGGCCCAGCTCACCGACAGGCCGGGCTACAGCTCCTCGGCCAAGCTCCTCGGCCAAGCTCCTCGGCCAGCGCGTTGCCGATGAACAGGCGGCGATCAGGCCCCCACGACATGCCCCGCTACAGCTCCTTGGCCAGCGCCATGATGAAGTCGGTCGAGGCTGCGGGGTCGAGCGCGGTATCGCACAGGCGGTCGAACAGCAACCGGAACCGGTCGACCTCCTCGGCAGTCTCGAGATAGAGGGCGACGGCGGCATGCTCGAGGAAGACGAGGTCGGGGTCGGCTGGCTCGTCGAAGCCGATGATGTTGAACGCGCCGTCGCTGCCCGCGTGCACTCCGGCAGCAAACGGCAGCATCTGGAGCGTCACGTTGGGCAGCTCGGCCGCCTCGATGAGGCGGTGGAGCTGCTCGCGGGCAACCGCATGCTCGCCGATCAGGCGATGCAGGACCGCCTCGTCGAGCACGACCCAGAGTGCCAGCGGGTCGTCCTGGGTGAGGAGCGACTGTCTGGCCATGCGGAGCTCAGCCCGGTGCTCGATCTCCTCGGGAGGCAGCTTCGGGAATACCGAGTGAATCACCGCTCGCGCATACTCGACCGTCTGCAAGATGCCGGGGACGACGAGGGGCTCGAAGAGGCGGACGGAGGCAGCGGCAACCTCCAAGCCGATGTAGGCGGGCACGATGGGCACATCGCCGTACTCGTGCCACCAACCCTTTTGGCGAGCCTCCCGAGCGATCTGGATCAGGGCGTCGCGCTGCTCGTCGCTGACCTGGTAGAGAGCCAACATGTCGCGGACGTCACGCGGCGTCGCGCCGACCCGTCCGGTCTCGATGCGGGAGACCTTCGAGTCGGAGCATTCCAGCGCCTTCGCCACCTGATCGATGGTGAGGTCGGCGGCCTCCCGCAACTGGCGTAGCTCGATCCCCAACCGCCGACGCCGAACCGTGGGGCTTCGTCGAGTCACGGGGCTCCGACCTCCTCGTGAAGTTGGCGCAGTCTACCCGAGATTGCTTAGGAAAGTCTCAGAACGATGCTTGCTGTAGGATTCATTCGATCTGCACCTTGCATATAGGTGTTTGCATATGGTATGTGATAGATAACAGTCTCAATCAACCACACTCCAGCGGTCCCGTCATCCGGTCCGGCGCCCTCGCGGAAGGAGCGGATGATGCGAGGCGTCGACTTCCTGTTCGGCAGGACGCTGTGGGTCCTGGTCGACGCCAGCATCGTGCTGGCCGTCGTCATGCTCCTGCTGCTGCAGGCCCACCTCACCATCCGCCTTGGCATGCGGCTCTACTGGCGCTGGACGGCGAGCGTCCGTGAGTTCCGGGCCGACCGAGCCTCCGCGGGCGCGGAGAGCGCACTCGACGGGGGGAGAGGCAACCGACGGATGGACCCGCCGAGCTGAGCGCCGCTTTCTTCGAGGAGGGACCAGTGCCAGACTCCCCGATTCCCTGGGCCGGCATTGCTGCCTTGGTCGCTATGCTGATCATCCCGTTCCTGCCCGGTTGGCTGTTCGAGGGGCCGCGCACGATCAGGCACTGGCCGCGCCGGCACGTCTGTGGCGAGTGCGGAACGTCCTGGACCGACGGGCATGTCTGCACGCCTGGTGTGAGCGGGGTTGATCCGCCCCTCCATGGCGAGATCCATCGGCCGGAACCGGCAGCGGAGCTCATCCACCGGGGGGATCGGTCCTTGAGAGATTCCTGAGCGAATCCACCGAAATGCGCTAGTATCGGCTCCCTGCGCGCAGCAGGACCTGCGTCCGAAGGCCGGCCGCTCTGCTCAGCTTCTCCCGAGGAGCTGATGGGCTGGAACGAGGGAGAAGTGGGATGGTGGACATGTCCTCTGCGGTGTGGCGGAAGAGCACGCTGTCAACCGTGAACGGTTGCGTGGAGGTTGCGTTCGTCGAAAGTCACGTGGCAGTGCGTGACTCCAAGGAACGTCACGGACCCATCTTGGTGTTCACGGCCGCCGAATGGGCGGCCTTCGTACATGGGGTCCGTGACGGGCAGTTCGACCCCACCTGACTGCTGGACCAGCCGGCCCCCTGCAACACGAGGCCCTCCGAGCGCGGCCAGCGCCTTGTCGGGCACCACGCCTCGCCCGGAGGGCTCGGCCGATCGACTCCTTGACTGGCTTCAGGAAGTGACTGGGCTCAGGAAGTGACTGGGCTCAGGAAGTCCCGAACTCGTCGCCCCGGACGCCGTCGATGAACGCCGCCCACTCGGCGGCGGTGAACTCGATGACCGGGGAGTGCCGATCCTTTGAGTCCCGCATAGCGACAGAACCGTCGAGGAACGCAACCTCGACGCAGCCGTTGACGCCACTAAAGGTGCTTTTCCGCCACTTGAGTTGGGGCGGGTCGCCCATCTGGCTCCCTCTTCTCGGATACGCAACTGCCCGGCGCCGAGGAGGGGATGCGTGTTCCTCGACCGGCTGGCCAGGGATTGCCGCACTCCGGGCGGCAACCGGCGGAATTTACCCTCTTGCCTGCAGGCGATCAAAACGTATCGCTCAACAGCGCCCACCACGCAAGCCAGTCGCTGCCAGGCCTGGGGAAGCCGACCGGCCGGGGTTCTAGCGCAGGTCGTAGGCGGGGTTGTAGAGGGTCAGGCCGCGCTCGCCGGCGACCGGGGTGCCCTCGATGGCGAGGCGGCGGCCGCACTCGATGCCGTTGATGCCGCGGCGGCCCATGAACAGGGCGGAGAGCCGGCCGGTGCCGTCGTCGAGCTGCACCTCGAGGGTGGGAGCGCCGGCCAGCGACTGGATCCGGATGCGGCGCACCGTGCCCTCGAAGCGGGCCCGGACGCGCGCCCGCGCCTCGGCCATCGCGGTGACCGCCTCGTCGCCGTCGCCGGGTACGGCCGGCGGCTGGCGGCTGGCCCTACTGGTGACCCTCGACTCCCTACCGGTGACCCTGGGCTCCTCACTGGTGACCCTGGGCTCCTCACTGGTCACCCTGGGCCCCCAGCCTGAGCTTGACCATTTCGATCTGCGGGTCGGGGCCGCCGGCCAGCGCCTTCCGGCAGGCTTCCACGGCCACCCGGAGCGAGGCGCTCAGGGCGTCGACGTCGATGCCGTCCTTGGCCGGGCGGTATGGCTCCAGGTACTCCACCGCCCGTCCCATGACGCTGACCGCCCCCTTGTAGTTGCCCTGGGTGGCGTGCCACATGCCGGCCGCGCCCTGGATGATGCCCTTGAGGAAGTCGCGGTCGGGCCGGCCGGCGCGCATGCGCCACACCTCTTCCCAGACCTCGTGCGCCTCCCAGTACATGCCGTCGTCGAAGAGCGCGGCCCCCCGGCGCAGGACCTCGTCCTCGGGCAGGCTGAACGGCTCCCAGCCGGTCTCGAACCGCGGCCGGGTACCCCGCTTGCGGGTCTCCGCCATGGGTCAATGCTAGCGGCCCGCCGCCCGCTCCGCCGACGGCTCGGCGGCGGTTGGAGCCCCGGTCAAGTACCCACGGCGGGCGGGTGCTGGGCTCCCTGGCTCTGCAGCATGCGCAATCGCCTCGCCGATACTTGACCGGTGCTCCAGGGGAGCGTGGGCGGATCAGTCCTTCGGGCCTGGGGCTGAGCTGGCGGCCCGGGCGCGGGCGTCGGCGATGATGTGGATGTCCACGCCGTCGGTCTCACGCAGGATGCGGGCGATGATCGACTGGCCGACCAGCTCCTTCCAGCGCGGCCGGTGGGACTCCCCGAGCACGATCTGGGTCACCCCGAGCTCGCGGGCGGCGTCGACGATGACCTCGGCCACGTCGCCGCCCCTGCGCAGCACCGTGGCCCCGAGCCGGCGGGCGAGCGCCGCCGCCTCGTCGACCTTCTCGTGCACCTGGGACGACTCGCGCTCGTCCTCGGGCTCGACGTGGAGCATGTAGAGCTTGCCGCTGGACCGGCGGGCCATGCGGGCGGCCCGGCGCACCAGCCCGCTCGAGTTGGGCCGGCCGTCGATGCAGACCATGACCCGCTCGCCGAGGGCGACGACCTCGTCGTCGTCCGGCCCGGCGTCGGCAAGGCTGCCCTCCTCCTGCTCGGCGACCTCGCGGAGGGCGAGGGCGCGGAGCGCGGCCAGGTTGTCGGGCCGGAAGAAGTTGGTCAGCGCCGTGCGGACCTTCTCGGGCGCGTAGACCCGCCCCTGGGCGATGCGCTCGCGCAGCGCCTCGGGCGAGAGGTCGACCAGCACGACCTCGTCGGCCTGGTTCAGCAGCCGGTCCGGGAACGTCTCCCGCACCCGCACCCCGGTGATCTCGAAGACCTTGTCGTTGAGGCTCTCGAGGTGCTGGATGTTGGCGGTGGTGAACACGTCGACCCCGGCCGCGAGCAGGTCGTCCACGTCCTGCCAGCGCTTGCCGTTGCGGCCGCCCGGGTGGTTGGTGTGGGCCAGCTCGTCGACCAGGCAGAGCTGCGGGGAGCGCTCCAGGATCCAGTCGGTGTCCATCTCGGCGAACGGGCGGCCCCTGACCCGGGCGATCCGGCGCGGCGCGACCTCGAGCCCGGCCGCCCGCTGCTCGGTGGCTCGACGCCCGTGCGGCTCCAGGTAGCCGACGACCACGTCGACGCCTTGGGCCTTGAGGTCACGGGCCTCCCCGAGCATGGCGAAGGTCTTGCCGACGCCCGCCGCGGCGCCCAGGAAGATCTTGAGGCGCCCGTGGCGGGGGACGTGCAGGCCGTCGGTCATGATGGGCTCAGGATGGCTCCCCGGCCAGGCGCCTGCCAGCGCATCGGTCCAGGTCCGGCGGCCGCGGTCAGCGACCGCCTCCGCCGTCGAGGGCGAGGTTGAGCCGGAGCACGTTCACGCGTGGCTCGCCGAGCACGCCCAGGTCACGACCCTGGGTGTGCTCCTCCACCAGCCGGCGGACCGCCTCGACGTCCAGGCCGCGGGCCTGGGCGACCCGCTCGACCTGGAACTCGGCACCGGCCGGCGAGATGTTCGGGTCGAGCCCGGAGCCGGACGCGGTGACCAGCTCGACCGGGATGTCGGCTGCGGTCTTGCCCGGGTTGGCCTTGAGGAGCGCGTCGACCCGCTCGGCGATCGTGCCGGCCAGCTTCTTCGAGGTCGGCCCCAGGTTGGACGCGCCCGAGGCGGTCGGGTCGTAGCCGTCGGGGCCGGCGGCGGACGGGCGGCCCCAGAAGTACCTGGGGTCGGTGAACGACTGGCCGATCAGGGCGGACCCGACGACCCGGCCGTTGCGCCGGACCAGGCTGCCGTCGGTGGCCCCGCGGAAGGCGACCTGCCCGACGCCGAACATGAGCAGCGGGTAGAGCAGCCCGCAGATCACGGTGAACGCGACGAGGGCGATGACCCCTCGGCGGATGTCGGTGAGCATGGTGGGAGCGCTCCTTGGGTCAGGCGAGGCGGAGCAGGTTGATGACGATGTCGATCAGCTTGATGCCGATGAAGGGCAGGACGATGCCGCCCAGGCCGTAGATGAGCAGGTTGCGGCGGAGCAGCGCGGTGGCCGAGACCGCCCGGAAGCGCACGCCGCGGAGGGCCAGGGGCACCAGGGCGATGATGATGAGGGCGTTGAAGATCACGGCCGAGAGCACGGCCGACTGCGGGCTCTCCAGGCGCAGGACGTTCACCCTGTCGAGCACGGGGTAGGTGGCGGCGAACAGCGCCGGGATGATCGCGAAGTACTTGGCCACGTCGTTGGCGATCGAGAAGGTGGTCAGCGACCCGCGCGTGATCAGGAGCTGCTTGCCGATCTCCACGATCTCGATGAGCTTGGTCGGGTTGGAGTCGAGGTCGACCATGTTGCCAGCCTCTTTGGCGGCGACCGTGCCGGTGTTCATGGCCACGCCGACGTCGGCCTGGGCGAGCGCCGGGGCGTCGTTGGTGCCGTCGCCGGTCATGGCGATGAGCTTGCCGCCGCCCTGCTCGCCCCGGATCAGCTCCATCTTCCGCTCGGGCGTGGCCTGGGCCAGGAAGTCGTCCACGCCCGCCTCGCTGGCGATGGCGGCTGCGGTGAGCGGGTTGTCGCCGGTGATCATCACCGTGCGGATGCCCATGCGCCGGAGCTGGTCGAAGCGGTCGCGCATGCCGCCCTTGACGATGTCCTTGAGGTGCACCACGCCGAGCGCGCGGGCCCTCTCGCCTGAAGCGCGCGAGGCCACCCCGCCTGAAGCGCGCGAGGCCGGGGCCGCCCCGTCGGCCACCGGTCCCGCCTCGGCCACCACCAGCGGGGTGCCCCCGGAGCGGGCGATCTCCTCGACCATCGGGGAGAGCTGGGGCGGGACGTGCCCGCCGTGCTCGGCCACCCAGCTGACGACCGCGTCGGCCGCGCCCTTGCGCACCACGCGCCCGTCCACGTCGGCGCCTGACATCCTGGTCTGGGCCGTGAACGCCACGAACTGGGCCCGGCGCTCGAGCAGCTCCCGCCCGCGCAGGCCGTACCGCTCCTTGGCCAGGACCACGATGGAGCGGCCCTCGGGAGTCTCGTCGGACAGCGAGGAGAGCTGGGCGGCGTCGACCAGCTCGCTCATGTCGACGCCGGGCAGGGGCAGGAACTCGGTCGCCTGCCGGTTGCCGAGCGTGATCGTGCCGGTCTTGTCGAGCAGCAGGGTGTCGACGTCGCCGGCGGCTTCGACGGCCCGGCCGGACATGGCCAGGACGTTGTGCTGGACCATGCGGTCCATGCCGGCGATGCCGATGGCCGAGAGCAGCGCGCCGATGGTGGTCGGTATGAGGCAGACGAGCAGGGCGATGAGCACCACCACCTCGGCCCGCCGGCCCGAGTAGACCGCGAACGGCTGCAGGGTCACGACTGCGAACAGGAAGATGATCGTGAGGATGCTGAGCAGGATCGACAGGGCGATCTCGTTGGGGGTCTTCTGCCGCTCGGCCCCTTCGACCAGCGCGATCATGCGGTCGAGGAAGCTCTTGCCCGGCTCGGAGGTGACCCGGACGCGGATCCAGTCCGACAGCACCTTGGTCCCGCCGGTGACCGCCGAGCGGTCGCCACCCGACTCGCGGATGACCGGGGCCGACTCGCCGGTGATGGCCGACTCGTCGACCGAGGCGATCCCCTCGACCACCTCGCCGTCGCCGGGGATGACCTCGCCCGCCTCGACCATCACCTCGTCGCCGGCGCGCAGCTCGGCCGCTGGCACCTGCTCGGTGGCGCCCTCCGCGGTGAGGCGGCGGGCGACCGTGTCCTTGCGGGTCTTGCGCAGCTCGTCGGCCTGGGCCTTGCCGCGGCCCTCGGCCATGGCCTCGGCGAAGTTGGCGAACAGCACCGTGAACCAGAGCCAGAGCGCCACCTGCCCGGTGAACGAGATGCCGCCGGGACCGCCGCCGGAGAACAGGTTGACCAGGAGCCGCAGGGTGACCAGGACGCTGCCCACCGCGACCACGAACATCACCGGGTTGCGGACCTGGACCCGCGGATCGAGCTTGCGGAACGAGGCGGCGACCGCCCCCCGCACGATCGCCGGCTCGAAGAGCTTGCGCGAAGTGGTTGCCATGGGGTGTCGTGTGCCTTTTCTGTCTTGAGCCTGTCTGGTAGAGATCGCCATCTGGATGGCTGTCGGCAGTCCTCGTTAGAAGAGCTGGCCGATGGCCTGCAGGAGGTGCTCGACGAGCGGGCCGAGGGCGAGGACCGGGAAGAAGGTCAGGGCCCCGACGATCAGCACCACGCCGACCAGCAGGCCGACGAACAGCGGGGTGTCCGTCGGGAAGGTGCCGGGCCCGGTCGGGACGCGCTCCTTGGCGGCCAGGCTGCCCGCGATCGCCAGCACCGGGATGATGAACAGGAAGCGCCCGAAGAACATCGCCACCGACCCGGTCAGGTTGTAGAAGGGGGTGTTGCCGGTCAGGCCGGCGAACGCCGAGCCGTTGTTGTTGGTCTGGGACGTGAAGGCGTAGAGGATCTCGGTCAGGCCGTGCGGGCCGAGGTTGAGCCGCGACGAGAGGCCGACCGAGGTGATGGCCGCGATCGCGGTGAGCGTGAGCACGGTGGCCGGCATGATCAGGATGGCCAGGCCGGCGAGCTTCACCTCGCGGGACTGGATCTTCTTGCCCAGCCACTCGGGCGTCCGACCGACCATGAGGCCGGCGATGAACACGCTGAGCAGCACGAACACGAGCATGCCGTACAGCCCGGTGCCCACCCCGCCCGGGGACACCTCGCCGAGCAGCACGTGGGAGGTGGGTACGAGCCCGCCGATGGCGGTGTAGGAGTCGTGGAAGGAGTTGACCGCACCCGTCGAGGTGCCGGTGGTGCTGGCCGCCCAGGTGCCCGAGGCGCCGATGCCGAAGCGGGTCTCCTTGCCCTCCATGTTCCCGCCGGCCTGGGCGGCCGTCCCGGCCGCGGCGGCCTGGTCGACCCCGGCCCGCTCGGCGACCGGGTTGCCGGCCTGCTCGGCCACGATCGCGGTGGCCGTCATGCCGGCCCAGATGATGGCCATGGCCGCGAAGACCGCCCAGCCCTGGCGCCGCGACCCGACGAGCTTGCCGTAGGTCGCGGTGAGGCCGAACGGGATCACCAGCAGGGCCAGCATCTCGAGGAAGTCGGTGACCGGGTCCGGGTTCTCGTACGGGTGGGCCGAGTTGGCGTTGTAGAAGCCGCCGCCGTTAGTGCCGAGCTCCTTGATCGCCTCCTGGGAGGCGACCGGCCCACCCGGGAGCTTCTGGCTGGCCCCGGCCACGGTGACGACCTCGCGCTGCCCGTAGAAGTTCTGGACCACGCCGCGGCCCATGAGCACCGAGGCGAGGAGGATGCTCAGCGGCAGCAGCACGAACAGGACCGCCCGGGTGAGGTCGACCCAGAAGTTGCCGAGCGTCTCACTGCGCCGGCGCGTGAGCCCGCGGATGAGGGCGATGGCGACCGCCAGCCCGACCCCGGCCGACACGAAGTTCTGCACGGCCAGGCCGGCCATCTGGGTGAGGTGGCTCATCGTCTGCTCGCCCAGGTAGTTCTGCCAGTCGGTGTTGGTCACGAACGACACGGCGGTGTTCAGGGCGAGGTAAGGCGGCACCGCCGCGAAGCCGTCCGGGTTGGCCGGCAGCACGCCCTGGATGCGTTGCAGCACGTAGAGGCCGGCGATGGAGGCCAGCGAGAAGACGAGAAGCGACCGGGCATAGGCCTTCCAGGACTGCTCGCGGTCGGGCGAGAGGCGCAGGCTGCGGTAGGCGAGCCGCTCGACCGGCCCGAGCACCGGGTGCAGGAAGGTACGCTCGCCGGTCATCACCCGGGCGATGTAGTCGCCGACCGGGACGGCCAGCAGCGCCACGACCGCGAGCAGGAGCAGCGGCTGGACGACGTTGGAGATGAACATCTAGAACCGCTCCGGTCGGATGAGGGTGTAGAACAGGTACCCGATCAGGGCGATCGACGTGATCAGGGCGAGCGCGTTCTCCCAGTCCATTGGT
It encodes the following:
- a CDS encoding TrkA family potassium uptake protein, which translates into the protein MHVIIMGCGRVGSELAARLEARGHTIAIIDKNPNAFRSLRYGFECQKVHGYGFDEAVLAEAGVAHAGAFAAVSSGDNSNIVAARLAREKFEVPIVVARIYDPRRAEIYQRLGIPTVATVKWTTDQVMRFLIPDQVASDWKDPTEGISLVTLVLPPEWAGWPIAELEADGHRRVVAVTRTGQARIVTPNLILQEGDQVHLAVDNPGLDELRPMILAARRTQQDELEEPARSGHADEARS
- a CDS encoding TrkA family potassium uptake protein; translation: MRVAIAGAGNVGQFIAADLLEGGHQVTMLEKDPAVIEAARGSLDEAEWFPFDACEVLSLVMAGIAHADVMVAATGDDEDNLVISLLAKQEFAVPRVVARVNNPKNHGLFNEAWGVDVAVSTPHILRSLVEEAVTVGSMVRLMQFEQGHVSLHEVTLADGSPSIGRTLRDLGLPVDAAVVAVVREGHVVVPKEETVFAVGDEVLVVASEGTEGYVREMLVGKPPEPEEDETPVIAGTAAQNPQRLADPRG
- a CDS encoding helix-turn-helix transcriptional regulator: MTRRSPTVRRRRLGIELRQLREAADLTIDQVAKALECSDSKVSRIETGRVGATPRDVRDMLALYQVSDEQRDALIQIAREARQKGWWHEYGDVPIVPAYIGLEVAAASVRLFEPLVVPGILQTVEYARAVIHSVFPKLPPEEIEHRAELRMARQSLLTQDDPLALWVVLDEAVLHRLIGEHAVAREQLHRLIEAAELPNVTLQMLPFAAGVHAGSDGAFNIIGFDEPADPDLVFLEHAAVALYLETAEEVDRFRLLFDRLCDTALDPAASTDFIMALAKEL
- a CDS encoding DUF397 domain-containing protein; this encodes MSSAVWRKSTLSTVNGCVEVAFVESHVAVRDSKERHGPILVFTAAEWAAFVHGVRDGQFDPT
- a CDS encoding DUF397 domain-containing protein, with the protein product MGDPPQLKWRKSTFSGVNGCVEVAFLDGSVAMRDSKDRHSPVIEFTAAEWAAFIDGVRGDEFGTS
- a CDS encoding OB-fold nucleic acid binding domain-containing protein, whose translation is MTSEEPRVTSEEPRVTGRESRVTSRASRQPPAVPGDGDEAVTAMAEARARVRARFEGTVRRIRIQSLAGAPTLEVQLDDGTGRLSALFMGRRGINGIECGRRLAIEGTPVAGERGLTLYNPAYDLR
- a CDS encoding DUF309 domain-containing protein gives rise to the protein MAETRKRGTRPRFETGWEPFSLPEDEVLRRGAALFDDGMYWEAHEVWEEVWRMRAGRPDRDFLKGIIQGAAGMWHATQGNYKGAVSVMGRAVEYLEPYRPAKDGIDVDALSASLRVAVEACRKALAGGPDPQIEMVKLRLGAQGDQ
- a CDS encoding universal stress protein produces the protein MTDGLHVPRHGRLKIFLGAAAGVGKTFAMLGEARDLKAQGVDVVVGYLEPHGRRATEQRAAGLEVAPRRIARVRGRPFAEMDTDWILERSPQLCLVDELAHTNHPGGRNGKRWQDVDDLLAAGVDVFTTANIQHLESLNDKVFEITGVRVRETFPDRLLNQADEVVLVDLSPEALRERIAQGRVYAPEKVRTALTNFFRPDNLAALRALALREVAEQEEGSLADAGPDDDEVVALGERVMVCIDGRPNSSGLVRRAARMARRSSGKLYMLHVEPEDERESSQVHEKVDEAAALARRLGATVLRRGGDVAEVIVDAARELGVTQIVLGESHRPRWKELVGQSIIARILRETDGVDIHIIADARARAASSAPGPKD
- the kdpC gene encoding potassium-transporting ATPase subunit KdpC — encoded protein: MLTDIRRGVIALVAFTVICGLLYPLLMFGVGQVAFRGATDGSLVRRNGRVVGSALIGQSFTDPRYFWGRPSAAGPDGYDPTASGASNLGPTSKKLAGTIAERVDALLKANPGKTAADIPVELVTASGSGLDPNISPAGAEFQVERVAQARGLDVEAVRRLVEEHTQGRDLGVLGEPRVNVLRLNLALDGGGGR
- the kdpB gene encoding potassium-transporting ATPase subunit KdpB gives rise to the protein MATTSRKLFEPAIVRGAVAASFRKLDPRVQVRNPVMFVVAVGSVLVTLRLLVNLFSGGGPGGISFTGQVALWLWFTVLFANFAEAMAEGRGKAQADELRKTRKDTVARRLTAEGATEQVPAAELRAGDEVMVEAGEVIPGDGEVVEGIASVDESAITGESAPVIRESGGDRSAVTGGTKVLSDWIRVRVTSEPGKSFLDRMIALVEGAERQKTPNEIALSILLSILTIIFLFAVVTLQPFAVYSGRRAEVVVLIALLVCLIPTTIGALLSAIGIAGMDRMVQHNVLAMSGRAVEAAGDVDTLLLDKTGTITLGNRQATEFLPLPGVDMSELVDAAQLSSLSDETPEGRSIVVLAKERYGLRGRELLERRAQFVAFTAQTRMSGADVDGRVVRKGAADAVVSWVAEHGGHVPPQLSPMVEEIARSGGTPLVVAEAGPVADGAAPASRASGGVASRASGERARALGVVHLKDIVKGGMRDRFDQLRRMGIRTVMITGDNPLTAAAIASEAGVDDFLAQATPERKMELIRGEQGGGKLIAMTGDGTNDAPALAQADVGVAMNTGTVAAKEAGNMVDLDSNPTKLIEIVEIGKQLLITRGSLTTFSIANDVAKYFAIIPALFAATYPVLDRVNVLRLESPQSAVLSAVIFNALIIIALVPLALRGVRFRAVSATALLRRNLLIYGLGGIVLPFIGIKLIDIVINLLRLA
- the kdpA gene encoding potassium-transporting ATPase subunit KdpA; its protein translation is MFISNVVQPLLLLAVVALLAVPVGDYIARVMTGERTFLHPVLGPVERLAYRSLRLSPDREQSWKAYARSLLVFSLASIAGLYVLQRIQGVLPANPDGFAAVPPYLALNTAVSFVTNTDWQNYLGEQTMSHLTQMAGLAVQNFVSAGVGLAVAIALIRGLTRRRSETLGNFWVDLTRAVLFVLLPLSILLASVLMGRGVVQNFYGQREVVTVAGASQKLPGGPVASQEAIKELGTNGGGFYNANSAHPYENPDPVTDFLEMLALLVIPFGLTATYGKLVGSRRQGWAVFAAMAIIWAGMTATAIVAEQAGNPVAERAGVDQAAAAGTAAQAGGNMEGKETRFGIGASGTWAASTTGTSTGAVNSFHDSYTAIGGLVPTSHVLLGEVSPGGVGTGLYGMLVFVLLSVFIAGLMVGRTPEWLGKKIQSREVKLAGLAILIMPATVLTLTAIAAITSVGLSSRLNLGPHGLTEILYAFTSQTNNNGSAFAGLTGNTPFYNLTGSVAMFFGRFLFIIPVLAIAGSLAAKERVPTGPGTFPTDTPLFVGLLVGVVLIVGALTFFPVLALGPLVEHLLQAIGQLF
- the kdpF gene encoding K(+)-transporting ATPase subunit F, translating into MDWENALALITSIALIGYLFYTLIRPERF